Proteins encoded in a region of the Triticum dicoccoides isolate Atlit2015 ecotype Zavitan chromosome 3A, WEW_v2.0, whole genome shotgun sequence genome:
- the LOC119272438 gene encoding heat stress transcription factor C-1a-like gives MDGLHTELALGLIGELDTAPFVAKTYQMVSDPRTDALVRWGRDSNSFVVTDVAGFSELLLPCFFKHGNFSSFVRQLNSYGFRKVHPDRWEFAHESFLRGQTHLLPLIVRRKKKRGETSCSSLVGGGEQHVMANIGEEVEEEEDDEGREALLEEVRRLRQEQTAIGEQLAQMARRLQATERRSDRLMPFLARLDEDPNATSLHLLQQAAEKKLQRMQLPSRDFASFPIAPPLHPAPSPLLALGDAAMDGARVGQWAEPMPLKLPAFEEPSASSGVQQVPEFEGGGRDSGSGMGITDSGTAVEIPFPFCLLGQCFF, from the exons ATGGACGGCCTTCACACGGAGCTCGCGCTGGGGCTGATCGGCGAGCTCGACACGGCGCCGTTCGTGGCCAAGACGTACCAGATGGTGAGCGACCCTAGGACGGACGCGCTCGTCAGGTGGGGGAGGGACAGCAACAGCTTCGTCGTCACCGACGTCGCCGGCTTCTCGGAGCTCCTCCTCCCATGCTTCTTCAAGCACGGCAACTTCTCCAGCTTCGTCCGCCAGCTCAACTCTTAC GGCTTCCGGAAGGTGCACCCGGACCGATGGGAGTTCGCGCACGAGTCATTCCTGCGCGGCCAGACGCACCTTCTGCCGCTCATCGTGCGCCGCAAGAAGAAGCGCGGCGAGACCTCTTGCTCGTCTCTagtcggcggcggcgagcagcaCGTGATGGCCAATATAGGAGAGGaagtggaggaggaagaggacgacgaGGGGAGGGAGGCGCTGCTCGAGGAGGTTCGGAGGCTGCGGCAGGAGCAGACAGCTATCGGGGAGCAGCTGGCGCAGATGGCCCGGCGACTGCAGGCGACGGAGCGGCGGAGTGACCGGCTCATGCCCTTCCTCGCCAGGCTAGACGAGGATCCCAACGCCACCTCCCTCCACCTTCTCCAACAGGCAGCCGAGAAGAAGCTCCAGCGCATGCAGTTGCCTTCCCGTGATTTTGCTTCCTTTCCCATTGCACCCCCGCTTCACCCGGCGCCTTCACCGCTCTTGGCTCTCGGCGACGCGGCCATGGACGGAGCCAGAGTCGGGCAGTGGGCGGAGCCGATGCCACTGAAACTCCCAGCCTTCGAGGAGCCCTCCGCGAGCTCCGGGGTGCAGCAGGTGCCGGAGTTCGAGGGCGGCGGCAGGGACAGCGGCAGCGGCATGGGCATAACTGACAGTGGGACCGCCGTGGAGATCCCCTTCCCGTTCTGCCTACTTGGCCAGTGTTTCTTCTAA